The Lolium rigidum isolate FL_2022 chromosome 1, APGP_CSIRO_Lrig_0.1, whole genome shotgun sequence region TAGGAATACTGAGACCACCTCAGTGCCACACATTTTCAGACCTTCTGCACTCTTCAGGTCTAAAACCTTTTCATACAGTTGATCAGCTATGGCACTTTCTTCGGCAGTCAAGGTGTTCCGCAAGGATTTCTTCGGCGTAGCCACTGAGACATCTTCGAACAAAGGCAAATTGGAGCGCCGTACAGGTCCTGAAATGTCTCGAAGATAGAACCATTTTTGTCGCCAGCCCTAGACCGATTCTTTCATCGTGTAGTCGAAGTAATTGACCTCTTTTCTAACGACAAAGCCGACGCCGCCAACAATGGGGGGGCCATCGTTGCCATTGTGGTGTTTGACGTGGAAGATCTTCCTCCACAAGCCCCAATGGGGGTcgatgccaaggaaggcctcgcacagagtgatgaagatagagagatgaagaatgaaattaggggtcagctgccagagctggatcccgtagaagaaaagaagggagcgaaggaattcgttggcaggaagagaaagcccaCGAAACAGGAAGGCGACGAACATAACAGTAAAGCCTTTAGGAGGCTTTGGGCGAGAGGATGAACCTGGGAGGCGGATGTCAAGATCGGCAGATGAGATGAAGCCGAGCGTGCGTAGCCTGTTCACATCACggttggagatggtggaggcgcacCAATCACGGCTGACCTTGCCAGCGCCCGAGGCAGCACCTGGTTCTGtggttcccttcttcttgcccatggtgctTGAGTTCCTGAGAGAAGGAACAATGGCGAGGGAGGAAACTGAGGAGGAAGACGAGTAGTATggaggcgtaaaaagtgaaaaTGGTGAAAGGTCCTTTATTTATAGCGATGACTGTTGgaaaatcgtggccataactccagcaATCGTGGGGAGGTGGACGGGGATCCAATCATACACGTGTCCAAGTAAGAAAAatgaaaccggcggcccattactcccactacgcgtggaaatcgaggaggcgcctcggtcaatgcacaagcactagtcatttcctaattgaccgcgcagaagtagggtgggcccgtcaggtcatgtCCTATCAATCAAACCGCATCAGTGGCTacgtcatcagtgatgtcatgAGAGGTATCGGCTCCGcatgaagcatccgaaggaaattAAAAACTATCGAGTGAATCGGCTCGAGTCTACACAcgtatgcaagcatccgtgcctagactcgggggctactcccatcgggagcgctggacgcgcacccgatagaatttAGACTCGAAGGCTTTCTTACTGATGATTTGGACTTAGAAGAAAAACTGGAATATTTGAGTGGTTTGAactgagtctgcactcggttgcaagcatccgcgcccagacttaggggctactcccatcgggagcgctgaacgcgcaccagaTAAAAGTTATGGACTCGGAGAAGAATTTGTGTGGTCCaaaatcatgcccggggacttgattctgtgtagggtaacgttgttttgccatcggtagttaaccggCAAAGCTGGAcacgttactcgatatcctttacgtACTAAACCTTAATTGAAAGTATTAAAAGTCCCGATATAAATGTATCGGGTGATCTTGGGAAATTGCAGAGAACTTcgaattaagaaaatattctagtacaacttgagtctatgcacggttgcaagcatccgtacctagactcgggggcgacAGAAGACATgcttttagtccctgcccgaagtatcttcggccagtctcgggggctactgatgtgggcattacccttcgggtaactaatgttgcactacctcttgcggcccaaccaggggtccatgaaggtactcgatggccaggtgggccgctacgtcggttcctaagaagaatttttgaagaacaagacaagaagacgaagaatatAAGAAAAGTTTAGacctaggactctttgtaacctagtcgtacccggacagatctctcgagacctggctcccaatataagggccaagaGAGtgactgccgagggacacacgcaatcatagtaatcatagccaccacaagtctagagctaggtcatcgcagaacttagtctctcgacaaaatcatagccgaaaccttcggcaccccattgtaacccaatattttcataatcaagatcagacaggcatgatGTAAGGTTTTTAGCTCATCGACAACCtccaacctgggtaaatcgctctccccgcttgtttgataaccgatgtctcgtgtcagcctacaggattccatctaccctaagcctcaAACGGAAGGCATTGCCGAGAAGTACCCTCGACACCAGTGGTGCAGAAAATAGATGCAGCCTATCAAACACGccctaagatagctctcctataGATAAGGTAGGAGACGGATTGCAAATTCTAAACTACCAAATACATGCACACATAATATATCTCTAACAACCATGATACGCAAAGTAATACCGTTGAACGAAAAGCAACAAAAAACAAGCTAGAGTGCTAGCGTGGGAATATGTGCATGGATTTCAGGCAAATTTTAACTAGTGCAACGCATAGCCAGGGAAACATTTGACCTCTACTAAACTAGTAGAAAAGAACTAGGGATACAGTACTGACCACAACACTACCAGGAAAGCAAAAGCCTGAACTTCTTTGCAAAGGTGGTGCACGCAAAGGTCGACCAAGCTTGAGGACCAACTCAACTTCTTTGCCTGTTACAAAACGTCCAGCAGAACTGAAGACTTCGCCGAGAACAGCTGAAGGCCAagatcacctttacaccatggcgaCACGTTCATGACGAGCTCGGTTGTGGCATCTTGTCCGCCTCTCTACCACTTGCTGCTGCCGGGCCAAGACCTGACCCTATCATCTCCCCACGCATTGCAACGACTACAGCGCCTTCACGTTGCAACTCTTGGATGAATTGCTCGATTCTTGGACCCTGCTGAACCACAAAACCAAATATTGCTCCTGTAGAAACAGCCAAGCTCGAGTGGGTATGTCCATGGTTTGCAGACGTTGTAGCATCCATAGTTGGATCTCTAGTAGCAGGACTCTGGGTGTTGGCTCTAGCCAAAGAGGGATTCTGTTCCTGCTCCATACCTTGCACCTCCGATTCTTCTGGAGCTTCAAGTCCACCGTCCATGTTTAACCCAGTAAGATGGTGAACTTCTTTGCTCACACTGCAATGTGAAGCAAGCTGTTCTCCAATCTCCTGTGCACAGTGTCTTCTCCCATGTTGCGCTTCCACTGTGGCAACCTTACTTTTTCTGCGCTTGAACACCGCCCACAGGTATGGTTTCCCTTGGAAGGCTGCAATAGAAGAAGAGAGCATGGTAAATCACTTAACAGATGAGCCAAATATTACAATGTAGTGAAAGTCAGTCATGCCGGTAGATGAAAAATTATATTATTTCTTAAGGATGATTAGTATAGCTACACTAGAATACAAATGCTCAAATATTACAATGTAGTGAAAGTAAGTCATACTGGTTGATGAAAAATTATATTATTTCTTAAGGATGATTAGTATAGCTACACTAGAATACAAATGCTGCTAGAAATCAGGAACAGGACATTTCTGGGACAAATATATTTTTAGATAATAATAGAATACATACTTTTGTGTTGCTCAGGCAGTAGAATAGAAGGAAATATGAGCATCTCAGCTTCGGCAATAACAGCTTGTAAGATCATATCATTCTCCACAAGTTCCTTAACTAGTTGATCCAGGTCTGCATCTTGCCTAAGGACAAAAGTCAGAACTATTTGATTCTATATGGTGAAATAGGTAGAGGTGATGCAAATTGATCTTAGACAGTAAGCAAGGTACCTCATTTTGCAGGGCAAGAAATACAAAGCAATGTTGTCATCAGTGGGCCTTGATGCCTCAAAGCTCTTAGGCCAAGCCTCCAACCTAGGAAGCTTAGTTACTACAATCTCTTGCTGCAAGGATTCTGCCAGGTTCCACGCCTCCTCACAGCATTTGGTTGACAAATGTGCAGCCAATGAAATATTTTTGTTGCTGCTTATATTAATGGTTCCGCTGTTGAATAAACAAACATAAAATTAGCATACAGGTTAAGTATCGATGGCACTTGGCATTGGAAAAGAAAACATATGTTTTACCTCCAAACGTGTTCATCTATGGGCAGGGAACCATACTGTTGCAGCATTAAAGATGCAGACAGAAATGGACTAGAGACTTCGGTAGAACATTCCTTCACAACAACCGTTTCTTTTGTCAATCTAGCAGTACCAATCTCAACACCTGCCCGATTTTGATCACCATCCTCGTCGTCTTCGTAGTCAATGAGAATAAGTTTTCTTCTACTTTTTTTTGGCCTACAGCTAGCAGGTTCTTCACTATCATTGTCTTCATGTGTCTTAGGGTTCTCTTCCGGCAATtgttctgtccttttcctcgagtTTCCACTAATGTCTCCACCATCTTCTACAAGCCTAATGCTTTGATCTTTAAGTTGAATGGAGGAGTCCATTGCTTCGGTAAATCCAGCGGTACCTTTTTCAGCACATATAAGATTTTGAGCATtgtcatcatcctcgtcatctCCATTTGTTATAAATTTCCTTATGTTCTTCGACCTTCGAATCTCAACTTCACTATCTTCACCGTCCTCATGTGTCTCGAGCTTCTCCTCCATCCACGTTCTCTTAATCTTGTCTTCATCAGTTCCTCCATCCTCCGAAAGGCCAATGCTCAGCCTTTTAGTATCAAGTTGAATGTTCTTTCCCATTGATTTCGCATGTTCCTCCTGGTTGCTAACCATGCATGGTACCTCGACCATTTGGCAACTTGAGAGGTTCTTACCAAGTAAGGAAACACGACGGATTGCCGTGTTGGCTTGGCTACCCTTAGACTTTAAGCTAGGATTCGAAGTTTCTATCACCATCGGGATATCTTCTTTTTGAACTTCATCATTCACAATTCGTGATGTAATCCTCGATTTGCGTAACATGGATGATGGGTGCAATACATTTGAAATACCTAACCTAGAACTTGAGTCATCCTTCAACACCGAGGAAATTCCATCCCTAAGACGAGAGGGCCGAGACTTCAACGACTCGTTGTTCCTccccaaagaaagcatgccattGTTTGGCTTCTTAATTTTCATTGGAAGAGAAACCATGTGATTGTTCATCTTTGAGGAAGAAGAGCTAGGCATCTCGATATTCTCTAACGGAGAGGCTTCGTTGCTATTGTTTAGCCTTGAGGAAGTGGTCCTAGGCTTCTCAATATTCTTGAATGGAATGGCACCACCATTTGTATTCTTTTTCGGAGAATACccgtggttctttggccttgaggAAGATGGCGTAGATTTCTCTACATCATTTTGCAAATGAACAATCCCATTGTTCGGACTTGAAGAAGACTTCGCAGTTCTCCCAAAAGAAACCACACCATTGTTTGGCTCTAAGGAATAGTGCCTAGAAATCTCACTATTCTTCCGGGCAATCCGTGAGGAAGAGGGCATAGATTTGCCGATATTCTCATGTGAAGATTTAATTCCATTGCTTGGTGTAGAGGAACAAGTCAAGTTATTTGTGTGAGGCACTGACATAACATGACTAGTCTTTCTTTTGGAAAGATGATCATCACCTTGCCTACCACCATTGTTATATGTCCTTGGCATCGATACCCTATAATATTGTCGAGTTTTGTTTAACTGTTTGCGACACTTTTTCATGAGTTCACTTGGTTGCTTCTTCATGGAGGGCTTTCGCATTCTTGGACAAAAGCCATGGCCACCATTGTTTCTCATCTTGATGAGAATAAACTAGGTGATAACCTTAATTTATTTTAACACGAAGACAATAGACAAATGTTCAAAGCCACAAATGTGTCCAAGCAATATCTACAACAAAAACATAAGCTCACACATAAATACAATCATTTACAAAAGATAAATTGTCTATAAAAAATTAACTTTTTGGTAGAGTCTCTTAGATGGCTTCATATATAAGCTATTTTATGCAAGACAATAAGAAATATTTGAGTAGATTTCACTTCAACCAAGTATCTACAACAAAATGATAAACTAACAAAAAATCATTTTATAAGTAAAATTGTATATAAATAAGGACACGGTGTTTTTGTTCATAGGTGTAATTCCTTAGTGTATCTTAGCTCACAAAAGTTTTGCATGAAAAAACATTTTGCTTGCCCATGTAAATACGACAAAAAATGTCTCGTGGAAAGCTATTTTGGAGCATTGGAAATTGTTTTTCTTTGCATAGGccacaaaaatataattttttttgcaaaacttcgTGTGCAAGCATAAAATGTTTGCAGGTAAAACCcaatattttccaaaaaaaaatatacATTTTGAGATATGTTTGTCCGGCAGCGAGTGCATCTACACCAATGAGCCAAAATGAATTTCCATATAATTAATGAAATTCTTGCTATGATTTGTTAGATAGCTTCAAATATAGGTTATTTTATTAAAGACAGTATGAACTTTTGAGTAGATTCCACTTCAACCAAATATCTTAGGTGATGTGATTTAAAAGTTGAGTAGATTGCACATTGTCAATGTTTTGTCAAAGTCCTCGCAAGAAAAGGTGATGTAAGACAAAATGTAAAACTCTTTATTAGGGCACACAAAAATTTGTACTTTATGTgagcgtttttttttttgaaaggaatatggtaggggaagcccctacagtgattttgtttttaaataataagaacccaaattcgcgtCGCTGGAGACTTGAACCTAGGTGGCTGGgtcgtacatccacttccctaaccaagtgtcAAGTGTGCTAGGCTCACATCTTATGTGCCATCTATTATGTGCCACATCACCATATGGGTTGAGCTCCAACCCTTCACTTTATATGGGCTCTTTCAATTACAAATTATCAAATCCATCATAAAGCTAAAAGATGACCCAATTTGATATAACGAAAAAAAGATAGCctcaaattaaaaaaatatttacatagTAAGAGCTTATGTTATTCATAAGCTCCAAACATTGTCTAAATTTCTAGTTAATTTGCAAAATTCCTAATTACTCCTCCATCCTCTAATTGGTGGACGTTTAATTTCAAAATTTATACATAAAAAAGTGTACCTGTCTCTTTTCAATGAACTTTAAAGTAGGAAAGAAATGCTTCTCTCTAATCACATAGGAATCAAGACCAATAACATTTGCACATAGTCTACTTGTTTTCTATAGGCACTTAGCTCATTGGATAAGGAGAAATTGAAGAGGTTAGAGATGGTGGATAATAATTCCCAATGCAAAATCCTTAATATGCCTTGAAAATCCAAaagtacactcttttatggaAAGAGGAAGTACGCTAGAAATTTCAAAAGCCAAATCAGCAAGTCCAATCGAATTACAACATCAAATCAAATTAGGAAAATCATAGTTTAAATAGTCAATATGTTAGATAAAACCTTGCAATTAACTTGTTCAATAGATTCTACCAAAAATACTTAAGTTTCTATTATGCTAACCTCTGTCTCATATATGGATGTTTTGAACTAGTCTTTTTAATATACAAATTTTGAAGAATACTTGAGTTCGTACTTAAAATATATACGCATAAAAAGattaaaattcaaaaatgttGTATCGAACAatgatatttttttttctttaagtTTAGCTGCAAGAGAACATCCATAAGTAGgtatttctttattttttaaatacATAAGGATCGTTTGGATGTTTGATTTTGGGCTAGGTATTGGATATTTAGATGGATTGAGGCCCGAATTCCAGAATTGAGGGCGTTTGGATGGTCTAGGTATTCGGCATGTGCATTCAGGGCGAATATTCAGTCCAATATTTTTTGCCTGTGTGGCCCCATCTCGAATGTCTAGCTAAAGAGCTCGACATCTCCAGGTATTCGCTTGGGTCCTCTTCTCCCATGTATCAGTCGCTCGGCTGAAACCCTCGCACGGGACAAACTAATACCGTCGGCGGCTCCGCCCGCTCCTTCCTCGCCTCTAGCAATGCGGGACACCGCCGTCTACCTCCTAGCGTTTTTGCTCGCCGCCCCGCACCCTGAGAAGAGGAGCGGGGAGACAAGTACCTCGCAGGCGAGCGACATAAGCGGCGGCGTGGCAGGTAGTCTGACTTCCGCTTGTCCTGCTCCGGCGGGGCACAGCTCGGCAAGCCTCCATCCACACTGTCCTCCTTCCCAGCCTCCTCACCTTCTCTGGCTATCGCTCCCTCTTCCTAATTCACACATCGGACAACCAGGACAGCCCCTCCGCACGCACAAATCAGAGCTTGGCCATGGATTCCACACCGGCCCTCCCACCCGTCTGCCTCACCTCCACCGAAGAAGAAGTGGTGAACAGAGAGCACCGCCGCCGTTGACTTGCTCTGTCCAGGGTTCGCCGCAAACGGCAGCGAGCAACAGCCGAATGGTGTGGAAGAGCTCAGTATGTGAGGCGCGGACGACCTCCCGCCGACCAAGAAGCAGCCGGAGCACCAGCTGAGCACGTTTTTTCGCCGCTCGTGTTCTTCAATTTTTTTGGATAGGTTTAGTACTAGTGTAAATTCGTGTGTTGTTTTGTTCTAAACTATATATCGCATTCACCTTGTTCTGAACTCATGTAGTATAGGAGTACATAACTGTATAATGATCAAAGTCTCATAGAAATACAATTCATCATTTTTACCATCCAAACAACATTTAGCATTCAACTTCAATATCTAGTCTGGGTTTTGTATATCTAACACATCCAAACAGAAATATTGATATTTGCTCTCAATATCAATATCCTAGGTTTTGGACATTCAACCAAATACAATGTCTAGCTCCCCAATGCAAACATCCAAACAGAGTGTAAGGGATGTTTTGATTTGTTAATTGATGTATTTAAGCAAGCATTTAGTCTCTCAGCTCCAATCTATTTGAGAACTTTTATAAAACTCAATATGGTTCACAGAAAATGTTCTAATCAAATTTTATGAAGTTTCATTAAAGACAAAGTTATAAATTCTAATTATTTGTAATAATATAGTATATACGGTATTATAATAAAAATGTAATAAAAAGCAACAATGACAATTATATGCTACAAATCAATTAAATATAAATGTATAGACATATTTTTTATTTCACTGCAAGTTCACTATTGGTCTAAATCAGGCTTAACAATTAGTGCCACCTAGGAACCATAAAAAAGTATGAAAAAACGCATGATGCTTAAAATCAACTACATAAAGAGGCAGAAGGTATGCACCCTGAATACAAGAACACACTTAACAATATAAAGCACTTGGGAGACAAACATACATTATAATCTATCTATTTCAAGAAGTGAGTTAGTGCTCATGGCTTGCAAACATGTCTCATTAGGTAAGGCCTACATTAAACGTGGGTATGTCacatcttcacatgcacaagggcTGTAGTGAACAGTGTAACATGATCCGTGAAGTATGGGATAAACCATCACTACGACGAAAGGACCAAATTTGGTTAACGTCAGCGCGCGTGTCGAAGGTACCACACTGGTGGTAACTGTGTAAACCAAAAGATGGGATCCAAGGCCACGAGCCACCAACCGGCCACAAGGCTGAAGTGAAAAGTTACTAAAAAAGAATAGTACAAATGACAACGCGTCGAGCAGGGCCGCCCTAGAGCTCAGCCCGACCCGGAGCACCACCATGCCCCCCTTGTGCACCACGTCGCTGCCCCACTCCTCCGCCTTGGAGCTCCCAGCCACGCACTTCAACAGCACCACCAAGCCCAGCCCCATCGCCGCCGATTCTCCCTTCCTCTCCTACTCCATGCCACTCAATTCCCCCCACTCAATCCACGCTTGATCCGCCAAATGTACATATGGAGGGAAGGAGCTAGGGTGTCGCCTCTGTGGTCTAGATGTGCAAACGAAGCAGCACCGGAGGAAGGGAGctagggagggagaaagaaaagaTAAGAGAGAGGGGGGAAGAAGGTGGAGTGGATGGTGCAGTGCGTAGTGGGTAGTGTGTCTAGGTCATGCGTGGCCCACTTTTGCCATTGAGCGTACTACCGCCGGCGTACCCCTTTGCGCCCCGTTGCGACGCCAGTTCTAAATATATACCGCCAGGCGGGCTAAAAAGGGATCATGCCCCCATTACCACCAGCGTACCAACACTTTGGTACGCCTTACTGCCAACGTAAGTACCCAATAGCGCTAGCATACCACTTATTTGCTGCACCGGCAGTACAAATTTTGCTACAACTTATTTCCTAATAGTGCATGGATTAATCAGACCAATCTCCACACCAGATAACATGTCAAGATTAGGGGGGAGATTGTTGGCATAATCTTGCCTCTGATCAAGTATTAATTTGTGTTTTAATTAGTACGTGCATATGAGTACCAGATCGAGTCATGTACGGTGATGGAGTTCATCACCAGTTCTAGTGTCGGTCATAGCTAGCTAGTTGTGTGCGTTTCACAAGTTGGTAGGTTAGGCCAGGTTTAACGTGTCCTAGTCGTAGtagtattggagtctagctagttATATTTGGTGCAGGTCAAGGTACGAATAGTTTCCTAGTCTGATTGCTGCTGGAACGTGTACGTGTAGtattggttagacaatgcacccttatgtgaacagtatcctgccttgtatagtattgttcgtcgcaagggtgataccattgctacggtaatggctacctcacctccgaatgtgacgttcagacgagtcTTACTTGGGCAAAGGCTAGTGGCATGGAATTCTTTAATTCACCGGTTAGACGATATACAACTATCGACTGGACCGGACGAATTCAGATGGAATCTacatgtagatggcactttctcagTAAAATCgttatacaatgcgatccttcattctgacataccagttgataataataaaaaaatttggaggatgaaaataccattaaaaattaaaaaatttggatggtatcttcgtcgaggggtcatcctcaccaaagataatcttgttaagcgaaattggcatgggagtacacggtgtgttttctgtcatcatgatgaaactattaaacacctattcttccaatgccaatttgcgagatctatatggtcgatcatccaagtagcgtctagcctgtatcctccgactagtgtagccaatatctttggtaattggcttcatggtattggttcaaggtttaagttgctccttagggtgggggcgctatcagttatctgggcgctttggctatgtagaaatgacaagatttttaatgataaaaattgttcaattttgcaggtcatctacagatgtacaggtattctccgttcgtggttacctcttcagcgagtggagaaccgagagctgtttacggaggtct contains the following coding sequences:
- the LOC124693025 gene encoding uncharacterized protein LOC124693025 — protein: MRNNGGHGFCPRMRKPSMKKQPSELMKKCRKQLNKTRQYYRVSMPRTYNNGGRQGDDHLSKRKTSHVMSVPHTNNLTCSSTPSNGIKSSHENIGKSMPSSSRIARKNSEISRHYSLEPNNGVVSFGRTAKSSSSPNNGIVHLQNDVEKSTPSSSRPKNHGYSPKKNTNGGAIPFKNIEKPRTTSSRLNNSNEASPLENIEMPSSSSSKMNNHMVSLPMKIKKPNNGMLSLGRNNESLKSRPSRLRDGISSVLKDDSSSRLGISNVLHPSSMLRKSRITSRIVNDEVQKEDIPMVIETSNPSLKSKGSQANTAIRRVSLLGKNLSSCQMVEVPCMVSNQEEHAKSMGKNIQLDTKRLSIGLSEDGGTDEDKIKRTWMEEKLETHEDGEDSEVEIRRSKNIRKFITNGDDEDDDNAQNLICAEKGTAGFTEAMDSSIQLKDQSIRLVEDGGDISGNSRKRTEQLPEENPKTHEDNDSEEPASCRPKKSRRKLILIDYEDDEDGDQNRAGVEIGTARLTKETVVVKECSTEVSSPFLSASLMLQQYGSLPIDEHVWSGTINISSNKNISLAAHLSTKCCEEAWNLAESLQQEIVVTKLPRLEAWPKSFEASRPTDDNIALYFLPCKMRQDADLDQLVKELVENDMILQAVIAEAEMLIFPSILLPEQHKTFQGKPYLWAVFKRRKSKVATVEAQHGRRHCAQEIGEQLASHCSVSKEVHHLTGLNMDGGLEAPEESEVQGMEQEQNPSLARANTQSPATRDPTMDATTSANHGHTHSSLAVSTGAIFGFVVQQGPRIEQFIQELQREGAVVVAMRGEMIGSGLGPAAASGREADKMPQPSSS